Within the Mus caroli chromosome 10, CAROLI_EIJ_v1.1, whole genome shotgun sequence genome, the region tttttctggcttccacaggcactgtgtgcatgtacacacacacacacacacacacacacacacacacacacacaccagccaaaCAAAGAAACCCCCATGGGCTGGCACTCTGGAGCCCAGTATTTTGTTGTTAGTTTGAGACAGCATGTCACCATACAGCCCTCAGCAGCCTGGCCTCTGTGGAGATCAGAtatgatgctgtcttctggtctccttgagAACTAGAGACCCATGTGGTGCAAAACATCCattcacaaaaacaaataaataaatagtttaaatcttcacttgtttatttattttgcaaaagGGCTCACTtgcaaccctggctggcctggaactcacagaaatccacctgtctctggaGTGCATGGATTAACAGAGTGGGTAACCATGGCTAGCTTAAAAACTGTTATTACACATATCAGGGGGTGTGGGACGggcacacacaagtgtgtgcatgtgtgccactgAGCACCCGTGGAGTTCAGGACagtgcaggagtcagttctgtcaGCACATGAGCCCCTGGAATCTCACTCAGGTCTGCCACGCTTGCTCCTCACCGACCGCGTCCCTGGATTTCCCTTCTGTGGGAGCATTCACTGATGATGCTGTGGTGTTCTGGTGTCATCCCTCTCATCATTGGAGGCTGACTTACAGGTGGGACCCCTCCCCAGGAGGACTGTGCATGACATCTGGGACACATGTCATGGAGGGAGCTCCTGGCTCGGAGCAGGTGGACTCCAGAGACAACAGTGGGGGAAGGTACACGTGGAGCCCGGGGTGCCCCACAGACAACACCCTCGCCCCGTGGGGGAATACCAAGCTGAAAAGCTTCCTTGGGCAGGTGGGATGCAGGGCAAAGATCGGTCAGGCCCCTGCAGTGCAATGAGGGCAGGATGCCAGGAGCTGGCTGTGCCGGATCCCGCCTGCACTAATAACTTCTGTTACAGGAACACAAACAAGCCATAGGAGAAGCTGACATGCTGTTATTACACACACAGATCAGCGGTGAAGCTGGGCCACCCGCACcgccctctctttcctcctttctagCTGTGTTCCTGCTGTGTCCCCCATAGGaggcagtggggtggggatggCCTGGGCCCTGCAGCATCCCAGCATGTCCATTCCTCCTCCATGCCCATTCCTCCTGACAGCTGCACAGGTCCTAGCATGGCCCAGGGTCTCCTGCAGCTGGGGCAAGGGCTGTCAGCTAAACTGGAACTTTCAGTAAGAGACACAGAGGCCCCCAGTTGCCAGTGAGCTGGCGCTTGGGATGACTCTCAAGAGATCTATCTAATGGGGAGGGTCCAGATCCACAAGCTGCTGTTCCCAGGGGCAGAGCAGTTGGTGCTGGAAAGGAGAGAATGCCATTGTATGCACCCATGGGGGAGGTGCAGACTCCCTGTTGGGATGGCCAGACTAAGGACCTGGCTCTTCCTACCCTGGCCTAGTCTTTGCCACCTGAGCCCATACCTGCAGGGGCATGGTGGCCCCGTGGGGCCCACCTGGGGCCAAGGGAAGCTGGAGAACCATTTGGATGCCCCCCACCCATAGTTAAGTAGAGGATAGAAGGACAGTAAGCCCAGGTGGCACCATGGGTACGTTACCACATCTACATGATGGGGCTCCTCGGAAAAGAACCCCAGAAACTGCTAGGAGAGGCTTCAACCACTGGCAGAGTGGGCCCCTCACTGGGAGCCCTGGGTTCTGAATGTGTGCCAAGCGGTGTGTGAACCTGGGTTTATTACAGCACTAAGGGAGCCCAGGCATTGGGGCTCTGAGGACAGTGCCCAAGCCCCAGCTGTCCCCAAGGCCATGTCTCTTTGTGCCTTGTATCATCTGAGTGTTGCTGGGTAGGGGCAGACTCGACAAGTCATTTTGGTCACCTGGCCATGGCGACAGGGCACTAGGGAGGAGTCTGACATTCAGCTAACAGAGGGAAGGCAGTGCTGAGGTGAAGCCTGCTACACAGACCCCAGGTTAGGGAAGGTGGTGAGCTGTGGCAGGCTTATGTCCCCAGAGAGTCCTCACTCAGGCTGTCCCAAGATGCTGGCATTACCATGGTGACATTCACCAATGTTGCCAGGTGCTGAGTTTCCCCTGCTCCTGCCTGCATCCTGGGAGTTGTCCCTGTCAGGATGTGGCCCTGGAGTCTCACTGCCATGCTCTCTGCAGAGGAGGCCCCTCCACTCTGGTGATAGCCACACcacagagcaagagaacaagaaggGCTGTTCCTGAGGGCCAGGCAAACAGTCTGGGCTGTCCTCTTGCTCACGTGACCCATATGTACTGTTCCTTTCACAAACTGTCACCTGTCACACTGGAGCAACCAGAAAAATTCGGGTGGCAGTGGCAGGGAGGGCCTGGGCTCCACAGAGAACATGGCAGGGTCCCTGAGGTCACTTTGATATCCCCATCTGCCAGTCCCCACCCTAGGCTCCATTCTTGATGGCTCAGGAATGACAACAAAAACTGGAGGGCTGACAGGATATGAGGTGACATGGCCACACAGGCTTTGGTAAAGAACTTTAAGACCTTTTTAAAAGCAGTGTCTGTAGGGCCAGGTTCTGGCGGAGGGCAGAGACTGGTGACCAGCCCGGGAGGACCCTGTGTGTGAACCGTGGCCCATGAGCATGGCTGTCGAGGGACGTTCTGTGTCCTTCAGGGATTCAGGGCTCACCACTTGAGAAAGACCATGCCGGCCAGAACAGCGTAGCCCAGCACCAGGAACAGCACCTTCAGCAGCTGCTCGCTCctctcctccagctccttggcCAGGATCTCCAGGAAGGTGACAAACAGGAAGGTGCCACCGGCCAGGCCCTGCAGCAGCGCCGATGCCACGCTGCTGGCCACGCTGCGGGCACTCTCGATGCCCAGGCCCAACCCAATGCCCACTGGGATCATGGCGCTCACGGTCACAGCCAACTTGGCCGCATCCCTCAGGGGTACCGCACTGCGGGCCATGCTGATGCCCAGGGCCACGGCCACCAGCGTCTCATGGACCGCCACGCCAACGAACAGGCTAACCACACGCTCACCCTCCTCCTGCAGCCCCAGCGCCAGGCCCTCGAACACAGAGTGTGCGGACAGCGCAAAGACCAGGCTGAGCAGCCGCAGCGGCCCTGGGCGGCCCAGTTCCCGCAGCCGCAGCCCTGCGCCATGGGTGTGCGCTGTGGGCTCAGGGTACAGGCCGTGGCTACGGCCGCCCACACCCACGAACGGGCTCTCGTACTCCGAGTCGCTGCCCGCGTCTGAGCCGGCGTTGAAGGTCTCCAGGTCTATAAAGGGAGGCCGCTCCCGGCGGAAGGTCAGCACCAGCTGCTCCACGAACACCGTGAGGAAGAAACCCACCATCATGAGCGTCTCTGCCAGCGGGTAGTCGGTGCTGATGTGGCCCAGGCTCAACACCTGCTGTAGCTGTGGACACAAGGCCAGGTCAGCTGCAGGCCTCCCTCCCAGGCAGggacactcaggaggctaaggcagaagtaTTGCGAGCCTGAGGGTTACCAGGCCCCAAGGAGACCCCACCTCAAGCAATGACACAGCACAGAGAACAGGGCATGATGATGCAGgattctaatcccagcactcagaagcaagccagggccacacagagagatcctgtctccataGGATGACAAAAAGACACAGCCCAAGTCATACCAAGGTTAAAGCAGAGAGGGCCAGAGCGAGGCTGAGAGGCACAGCTCTGTCTTGCATGCCTTCCATTCCCAGCATTgtccaaaatacatttttaacaggaaaagagacagagagagagagagagagagagagagagagagagagagagagagagagagagagagagagagagagaggaaaaaccaGCAAGACAGCTCATGGgtcaaggcacttgccaccaagcctgacaacctgagttcaaaccccttgggacccacatgatggaaggcaGAAACCAACTCCAGAAAGCCTCtaatcatcacacacacacacaggcatcaGAAACTTACAAAATAGAAGGGAAAACTGTGCTGAGAAACAAGGCTGCTGGCTGGCCTTGCCTGGGCTGTCTCAAGAGATGATTCCAGCCATGAGAGACAGCACTGTGAACTGTGCTTGCTGCAAAGGATGTCTGAAGCCCAGCCCTGCTTGGGTGAGCTGTCATGTGTACACCAGAGGGCAGAGAGTGGAGAGCAAGGCCACCAAGGGCCCAGGTTCCAGCCTGAGGCTGTGGCAGGTAACTGCAGAGCAAGGCCTGGTCACTTCAGAGTCCTCATGGGCACAGACAGAGGCCACTGTAGCCTGTGGTGAGCTGGGGTCTCACCAGCGTCCTAGCAGCAGGAATCCTTGCTCACTTCTGGAAAGCATGCCCCAACCCCCAGTCACTGCAGCCTCGACAGAGGCTTTTTCTGGCTCCAGGACTAAGGTCCCCAAGTCCCTAATGGCCAGGGCAGCTGCCAGGAGGCCAGGCCCACCTAGGTCTGACATGACTCCCTTCACATATGCAGAGCTGGCAGCCCTCACTACCTCTACAGTCTCAGATACAACTGTCCCCTGAAGGAGGTTCCACCGTCTTCCACCCTGCTCATGACCCATGCAGCCACACTGACGGGGATAGGCTGGGACCTCTCCAACCACAGCCAGTGAGAAACGGGGCCCTAGGGCTGGCAAGTGGCCAGAATGTGTCCTGGTGTCTGTCTCCTGGGTCCCTGAGGATCCCAGGAAGTTCTGCCCAGACTCCTGCTCGGCCCACAGGAAGCTTGAGGAGACACGCCCATGCTGTGTCAAGGTGCTATCTGCCACAATCTATGTTGTAGCAAGAGCAGATGGAGAGGAACCAACAGGAGTGATTGCACATGGCCTGTGGACTCTGGAGTGGGCAACTGCTGTCTGAAATTCACTACCCACTGGGCTCACCTGCGGGATAGCCCCAGTGCCAGGTAAGTAGATAAGGCTCAGAGAGGGAAGCGTCTGACATAAGGTCACACAGCTCAGAGAGGGAAGCGTCTGACATAAGGTCACACAGCTCAGAGAGGGAAGCGTCTGACNNNNNNNNNNNNNNNNNNNNNNNNNNNNNNNNNNNNNNNNNNNNNNNNNNNNNNNNNNNNNNNNNNNNNNAAGCGTCTGACATAAGGTCACACAGCTCAGAGAGGGAAGCGTCTGACATAAGGTCACACAGCTCAGAGAGGGAAGCGTCTGACATAAGGTCACACGACAGTTTGCtttctcctccctgtcttctcagGCATCTGTGTTGGAATCCACGGGAGCTTGGGAGATGCTGGTTTGCTTTGCCACATGAGCTGTAACCCCAGAACCCATCtggaaggctgggtgtggtggcacatgcctgtaagcaCAGGCCAGGGCAGAGAGCAGAAGCAGAGGGATCCGTGGGGCTTCCTGGCCTCTTCTGCCGCAGTAAACTCCAAGttcaatgagaccctgtcccagaaaaCGAGGTGAACAGGACTACAGAAGAcaccaacctctggccttcacacacacacgcacgcacacacacacacacacacacgcacgcacacacacacacacatgcatgcacctgaGCCCCACAGTCCCCCAGCTCCCCACTGAGGCCTCACCTTGTCCCTCACTGCAGGCAGCAGTGCATTAAAGCATGTAGCCAGGAATACGCCACCCCCGAAGGTGTTGCAGAGGGACAGGACCTTCTTCGAGCGGTGCGCCTTCTCCAAGTCAGCCTCGATGACCTTCACGGGCAACAGGGAACCCAGCAGCATGAAGAAGAACACGCCCACCATGCAGAGGACCTTGGCCACCAGAAGCTTCGTCATGGTGGCCGCCTGGGTCACACAGGGCCAAAGCACAAATGGAGTCACAGGCCAAAGGCTGTGGGGGCTACCAGCCCCAGTTGCAGGGCCAGGCACTCATGGTTCTGCTCAGAAGCTGTGAGGACAGGGCAGACATGTTAGCTGTGTAGTCACTAAGTAGTGGTGGTGACCAGTCAGCCACACTGGGCCTAATAGTCTACTCTAGGAGTCACTCACAGACATGGGCATACACGCTTATACAACTGAAGGTAAGGACACAGGGCTAGGGAGGTGGTGCAGGCAGGCAGGACCTCAGACAGGAGGCTACCCAGGGCCTGCTGGCAGCCAGCTGCAAGGaaccaatgagctccaggttcctgagaccctgactccagaactaaggtggagagcaactgagcaAGACACTGGGTGTTTACCTCTGGCTTTcagtacatgcacacattcac harbors:
- the Slc39a3 gene encoding zinc transporter ZIP3; the encoded protein is MTKLLVAKVLCMVGVFFFMLLGSLLPVKVIEADLEKAHRSKKVLSLCNTFGGGVFLATCFNALLPAVRDKLQQVLSLGHISTDYPLAETLMMVGFFLTVFVEQLVLTFRRERPPFIDLETFNAGSDAGSDSEYESPFVGVGGRSHGLYPEPTAHTHGAGLRLRELGRPGPLRLLSLVFALSAHSVFEGLALGLQEEGERVVSLFVGVAVHETLVAVALGISMARSAVPLRDAAKLAVTVSAMIPVGIGLGLGIESARSVASSVASALLQGLAGGTFLFVTFLEILAKELEERSEQLLKVLFLVLGYAVLAGMVFLKW